The following are encoded together in the Candidatus Tumulicola sp. genome:
- a CDS encoding methylmalonyl-CoA mutase family protein: MIDRPSGLGMPPSLEFLEQERVWEAASQRGKRRSGPGSGATDRTLSDVPLQTVYSPKDVELLDLPRDLAWPGQYPYTRGIHPNGYRDRLWTMRQFAGFGSAKQTNERYHFLLAQGQHGLSVAFDMPTLMGYDSDAPQSRGEVGKCGVAIDSLADMETLFDGIDMGDITTSMTINGPAAIAVAQYIAAAEKKGIPRAKLGGTIQADILKEYIAQKEWIFPPRPHMRIIVDMIKFCTAEMPKWNTVSVSGYHIREAGSTAAQELAFTLADGFAYVEACMAAGMDVDSFAPRLSYFFNSHIDFFEEIAKFRAARRIYARHMREKYGAKDPKSWQLRFHTQTAGCSATAQQPENNIVRVAYEAMAAVLGGTQSLHTNSMDEVLALPSEKSVEIALRTQQVLAYETNVTNVVDPLGGSYFVEALTDEMERQAEAYFDQIEEYGGVIEAIESGFFQKEIAEASYRYQRSIEAKDRVIIGVNAFVHDDERIEMDLLKITEEMERAQARSVADVRGSRDGHAVTQTLERLQAACRDPKDNLMPHLIDCVNAYCTEGEIVEAMVVVYGRYTERSVF, encoded by the coding sequence ATGATCGATCGCCCCAGCGGATTGGGCATGCCCCCAAGCCTCGAATTCCTCGAGCAGGAGCGGGTCTGGGAGGCTGCGTCTCAGCGCGGCAAGCGCCGTAGCGGTCCGGGTTCGGGCGCGACCGACCGCACGCTATCCGACGTCCCGCTCCAAACGGTCTACTCTCCGAAGGATGTCGAGCTTCTCGATTTACCCCGCGACCTGGCGTGGCCCGGACAATATCCGTACACCCGCGGCATCCATCCAAACGGCTATCGCGACCGCCTGTGGACGATGCGCCAATTCGCCGGCTTTGGATCGGCTAAACAGACCAACGAGCGCTATCATTTCCTGCTGGCGCAAGGCCAGCACGGTCTATCGGTGGCGTTCGACATGCCGACCCTCATGGGCTACGACTCGGACGCCCCGCAATCGCGCGGCGAGGTCGGCAAGTGCGGCGTCGCGATCGACTCCCTGGCCGATATGGAAACGCTGTTCGACGGCATCGACATGGGCGACATCACGACCTCGATGACGATCAACGGACCGGCCGCCATCGCCGTGGCGCAATACATCGCTGCCGCCGAAAAAAAGGGCATTCCGCGCGCCAAACTCGGCGGGACGATTCAGGCCGATATCCTCAAAGAATATATCGCCCAAAAAGAGTGGATCTTTCCGCCTCGTCCGCACATGCGCATCATCGTCGACATGATCAAGTTCTGCACGGCCGAGATGCCCAAGTGGAACACGGTTTCGGTTTCGGGCTATCACATTCGTGAGGCCGGATCCACTGCGGCGCAAGAGTTGGCGTTCACACTGGCCGATGGTTTTGCGTACGTCGAAGCCTGCATGGCAGCCGGGATGGACGTCGATTCGTTCGCACCGCGGCTCTCGTACTTCTTCAACTCGCACATCGACTTTTTCGAAGAGATCGCCAAGTTTCGCGCGGCCCGCCGTATCTACGCGCGGCACATGCGCGAGAAGTACGGCGCCAAAGACCCGAAATCGTGGCAGCTTCGCTTCCACACGCAGACTGCCGGATGCAGCGCCACGGCGCAGCAGCCCGAAAACAACATCGTACGCGTCGCGTACGAAGCCATGGCAGCGGTATTGGGCGGAACGCAGTCGCTGCACACCAATTCGATGGACGAAGTGCTAGCGCTTCCGAGCGAAAAATCGGTCGAGATCGCATTGCGCACCCAACAAGTTCTGGCCTACGAAACCAACGTTACCAACGTCGTCGATCCGTTGGGCGGGTCGTACTTCGTGGAAGCACTGACCGACGAGATGGAACGCCAAGCTGAAGCGTACTTCGACCAGATCGAAGAATATGGCGGCGTCATCGAAGCGATCGAGTCGGGCTTCTTCCAAAAGGAAATCGCTGAGGCGAGTTACCGCTATCAGCGCTCGATCGAGGCCAAAGACCGCGTGATCATCGGCGTCAACGCCTTCGTGCACGACGACGAACGGATCGAGATGGATTTGCTGAAGATCACCGAGGAGATGGAGCGCGCGCAAGCGCGCAGCGTCGCCGACGTTCGCGGCAGCCGCGACGGCCATGCCGTTACGCAGACCCTCGAGCGTCTGCAGGCCGCATGTCGCGACCCGAAAGACAACCTTATGCCGCACCTGATCGATTGCGTTAACGCGTACTGTACGGAAGGCGAGATCGTCGAAGCGATGGTGGTGGTGTACGGCCGCTACACCGAACGGTCGGTGTTTTAG